TGCTGAAATAAAATATTCAACAGTTCAAAACTGGTTCCCTGGTGATTCAGAAGGAAAAGGTGGAGTTTTCAACTTTGTAACCAAAAGAGGATTGTGTGAAACCAATGCTAAAATCTCTTGGACACAAGTTGAAACAGGTTCAGCAATTACATGGAAATACCCTAGTTGTATTTTAAAAGGGAACAATTCTGTCGGAGAGTTTTACTCAATTGCAGTAACTAACAACCATCAACAAGCGGATACTGGTACTAAGATGATTCACTTAGGAAAGAACACTAAGTCGACTATTATTTCTAAAGGAATTTCAGCAGGTAAATCACAAAATAGTTATCGTGGTTTAGTTCAGGTAAATTCTAGAGCTGAAAATGCACGTAACTTCTCACAATGTGATTCATTATTAATGGGGAACGAATGTGGTGCACATACTTTCCCTTATATAGAAGCTAAAAATAAATCTGCTCAAATTGAACACGAAGCTACAACAAGTAAAATTGGTGAAGATCAATTATTCTATTGTAATCAACGTGGTATTGATACTGAGAAAGCTATTGCATTAATTGTAAACGGATTTAGTAAAGAAGTATTAAATAAGTTACCAATGGAATTTGCTGTAGAGGCTCAAAAACTACTAGAAATTAGTTTAGAAGGAAGTGTAGGCTAACCTAAACCGCAATACAATGAAAAAAATATTTTTATTAGCTCTTATAACTATTGTTACATTTAGTTGTAAAAATGCTAAAAAGGAACAAACTACAGAAGAGAAAACAGTTGAAAAGCCTCAAGTAAAACTTCATGTTTTAGATGGTGGTTCAATTTTAGTTAACAAACTTGAAGTTTTTTCTCAAGATACGACATACACAGGGCAATCTAAAAAGTTTTCAGATGCATTTTATGTAATATCTCACCCTAAAGGAAATTTAATGTGGGATGCTGGTTTACCTGAAACCTTAATTGTAGACGAACCTTTTACAGAACCTTCTGGTACTTTTACGTTACAACGTAAAGATTCATTAAAAAACCAGTTAAAATCTATAGGGTTAACTATTGATGATTTTAAATATATCGCTTTATCTCACCCTCATTTCGACCATACTGGTCATGCTAACCAATTCAAAAATGCAACTTGGTTAGTTCAGGAAAATGAGTATGATTTTATAACTAATGATTCTGCAAAAGTTAAAGATCCTAACACATACAATTCTATTAAAGAATTGAAGAATGTAGAAAAAATTAATGGCGACCATGATGTTTTTGGAGACGGTACAGTAGTTATCAAATACATGCCAGGTCATACAATAGGTCATCAAGCTTTATATATTGAAGCTGGTTTAGAGAAACCAATCTTATTAACAGGTGATTTATATCACTTTGAAGAAAACAGAGAAACTAAAGGTGTTCCTTCATTTAATTACAATGTTGAGCAAACTATAGAAAGCATGGAAAAGTTTGAAGCTTTCGCAAAAGAAAAGAATGCTGAGGTGATTATTCAACACTCACCTAAAGATTTCAAAAAATTACAAAATCTATTAAAAAAGTAACTATACAGCAATGTTAAAAATAGAAAACTTACACGCACAGGTAGAAGATAAAGATATTCTTAAAGGAATTAACTTAGAAGTAAAAGCAGGAGAGGTTCATGCGATTATGGGACCAAACGGCGCAGGTAAAAGTACCTTATCATCTGTAATTGCTGGTAATGAAACTTATGAAATGACTTCTGGTTCTATTGAATTAGAAGGTGAAGATATTAGCGAATTAGCTCCTGAAGAAAGAGCGCATGCTGGTGTGTTCTTATCATTTCAATACCCAGTAGAAATACCTGGTGTTACTGTTACAAACTTTATTAAAACAGCAATTAACGAATCTCGTAAAGCTCAAGGTTTAGAAGAGATGCCTGCTAAAGATATGCTTAAGAAGATTCGTGAAAAATCAGAATTATTAGAAATCGATCG
The nucleotide sequence above comes from Tenacibaculum singaporense. Encoded proteins:
- the sufC gene encoding Fe-S cluster assembly ATPase SufC → MLKIENLHAQVEDKDILKGINLEVKAGEVHAIMGPNGAGKSTLSSVIAGNETYEMTSGSIELEGEDISELAPEERAHAGVFLSFQYPVEIPGVTVTNFIKTAINESRKAQGLEEMPAKDMLKKIREKSELLEIDRKFLSRSLNEGFSGGEKKRNEIFQMAMLEPKLAILDETDSGLDIDALRIVANGVNKLKSKDNAVVVITHYQRLLDYIVPDYVHVLHDGKIVKTGDASLALELEEKGYDWIKEEANS
- a CDS encoding N-acyl homoserine lactonase family protein gives rise to the protein MKKIFLLALITIVTFSCKNAKKEQTTEEKTVEKPQVKLHVLDGGSILVNKLEVFSQDTTYTGQSKKFSDAFYVISHPKGNLMWDAGLPETLIVDEPFTEPSGTFTLQRKDSLKNQLKSIGLTIDDFKYIALSHPHFDHTGHANQFKNATWLVQENEYDFITNDSAKVKDPNTYNSIKELKNVEKINGDHDVFGDGTVVIKYMPGHTIGHQALYIEAGLEKPILLTGDLYHFEENRETKGVPSFNYNVEQTIESMEKFEAFAKEKNAEVIIQHSPKDFKKLQNLLKK